The Acetomicrobium thermoterrenum DSM 13490 DNA segment TGATTGCTTATGGTGAATCCCTGGGGGTGAAGAGGACAGGGGCCAAATGGACCGAGGGGGGATTTGGCGCATGTCCTTTTTTTATGAAGTTGTAACAAACAATCCTCGACTGAAGCACATCGCAGGATGCGTATATCTAGAAGGCTGTCCTTTAGATGTGTTGGCGATGTTGCGCGATAAGGTCCATGACGGATATAGGCTTATCTCCCATCCTCTGACGGGAAATATCCCTCCGGGAAGAAGGCTTTATTTAACTGTGCTTCTGGCCAGTTCCACATCTGACGATGATTTCGTCGATCAGGAATCTCTCAATTTAGTCGAAAGAGCTCTCGAAATTTACGAAAGGGCAGATCGTAATCATATCGATTTGGATCCAAGTTCGATAGAGGACATGCAGTTCCTCGACGAACAGCTCATAATGCCGGTGTTTTATCAATATGGAATCTTATCAAATCGGGAGGTGCACTGAAATTGATCGAATTGAACAAGGATAATTTTGAAAGCGAAGTCTTGCAAAGCGATCTTCCCGTCGTGGTGGATCTTTGGGGACCCAAATGCGGACCTTGCCTTGCCCTGATGCCTCAGGTAGAGGAGCTTTCCTCTCAATATGAAGGCAAAGTAAAGTTCTGTAAACTAAACGTAGCTGAGAATCGTCGCTTGGTGATCAGTTTAAAGGTCATGGGGGTTCCTACTTTTCTCTTCTATAAAGGAGGAGAGTTAAAGGACAGGATAAGCGGAGAAGAGGTCACTATAGAAGCTATTAAGGAGCGAATGGAAAAGTTATTGCAGTAGCATTTCGTCTTAGGCGCAAAAAGAAGGGGGTGTCTATTGGTGAGGTTGGAATTGCATAAAGTCAAGATCGAGGATGTACAATGGGGCGATGCTACCAAGGTCGAAAATAACGTCCTTTACATCAACCGCGAAGAAATTACGGATATGCTGTTAGAGGATGATCGCTTTGAGTCCGTAAAGGTGGATTTAGCTCGTCCCGGAGAAAGGGTTCGCATTATCCCGGTCAAAGACGTGATAGAGCCCAGGTGCAAGATCGAGGGCGAAGGCGACGTTTTTCCGGGTTTCATCGGCGATGTCGAGGGTAGCGTAGGGAGGGGCAAGACATTAGTGTTGTCAGGTGCGGCAGTTGTGACCTGTGGCAAGATAGTCGGTTTCCAGGAAGGGATTATTGATATGTCGGGCCCCGGTGCCGATTACACGCCCTTCTCCAAGACCAATAACGTGGTCTTGGTCTTTACGCCCAAGGAAGGTATTGAAAGGCACGATTATGAGGCGGCATGTCGCGTGGCCGGGCTCAAGGTCGCGCACTTTTTGGCGGTGAATGCGAAGGGAACGTCTCACGACGAAGTATCGCTTTACGAATTAGGGGAGATAACGAAAAGGCCCAAGGAGCTCGAGAGTTTGCCTAAGGTAGCATATCTTTACATGTTGCAGTCCCAAGGTCTTCTTCACGATACCTACGTATATGGAGTCGACGCGAAGAGGATACTTCCAACGCTAATTCATCCTAATGAGGTCTTCGATGGGGCTATCGTGTCGGGCAACTGCGTATCCGCCTGCGATAAGAATAGCACCTATGTCCATCAAAATAATCCTGTAATAGAAGCCCTCTATAAGAGGCATGGCAGAGACATTGATTTCGTAGGTTGCATAATTACCAACGAGAACGTGACGCTCGAAGATAAGAAGAGAAGCTCTTCCTATGCGGTCAAGCTTGCCAAGATGCTTGGAGTTGACGGGTTGATAATTACGGAAGAAGGTTTCGGAAATCCCGATAGTGACTTGATCATGAACTGCAGAAAGGCGGAGCGTGCGGGTATAAAGACGGTGCTCATTACCGACGAATATGCCGGAAGGGACGGAGCCAGCCAATCCCTCGCCGATGCGGCCCCTGAAGCGAACGCCGTCGTAAGCGCCGGAAACGCAAACCCGACGGTCCAATTGCCCCCTATGGAAAAACTGATAGGTTTTTCCGAATCAGCCAATGTCATAGCGGGAGGTTTTTCTGGAAGCTTAAAGGAAGATGGTTCCATCGAAGTTGAGTTGCAGGCAATAACGGGTGCTACCAACGAGCTTGGTTTCACCTGTTTTTCTGCCGAAACCAGATAAATAATAAAAACAGGAGGTGTTAACCCATGGCAAAGGGGAAATTGGTCGGTAAAAAGCTGATACTCCTTGGCGAACGGGATGGAATTCCCGGTCCCGTAATGGAGGCCTGTTTAAAGGACAGCGGAGCCGATATAGTGTTTTCCGTGACCGAATGCTTCGTCTGAACGGCCGCGGGAGCCATGGACCTGCAGAATCAACAGCGCGTCAAGGACGCAGCCGAGAAATTCGGTGCTGAAAACGTCGTAGTAATACTGGGCAGCTCCGATGCAGAGGGCGCAGAAATTTACGCCGAAACCGTTACAAACGGAGATCCGACTTACGCAGGTCCATTGGCAGGAGTCCCGTTGGGACTCGCAGTTTATCACATGTTTGAACCGGAGATAAAAGAGGAAGTGGATCCCGCTGTTTGGGAAGAGCAAATGGGAATGATGGAGATGGTTTTGGATCCTGAGGCCCTATCTCAAGCGGTAGCTAAAATGCGAGAGCAATGCAGCAAGTATACTCTCTAGGGTTGCGATGAGAGATAGGGAGGGATTATTTGTGGCTTATAGGGTAGTGCACTATATAAATCAATTTTTCGCCGGCATAGGCGGCGAGGAAAGGGCGGATTATCCGCCAGAGCTTCGCGATGGCGTGGTAGGCCCTGGGCAGGCCCTGCAGGCAGCCTTTGGAAAAGAGGCTACTATAGTGGCGACGGTAATTTGCGGTGACGGCTATTTCGCCGAACATATGGATGAGGCTATAAACAAAATTATCGAGATGCTCAAGGAATACAAACCCGATGCCCTCGTTGCGGGACCGGCTTTTAACGCGGGACGATACGGCATGGCCTGTGGCGCCATATGCGATGCCGTCGCTAAAAGGCTGGGCATACCGGTCGTTACTGCCATGTATCGGGAAAATCCCGCTGTCGAGATTTACAAAAAGGGCATTTACATAATCGAAGCGGCGGATAGCGCCAGAGGAATGCGCGATGCCATACCTAAAATGGCCCGCCTCGTTTTGAAACAATTGAAGGGGGAAACTATTGGGAGCCCTAAAGAAGAGTGCTACATAGAGCGTGGCGTCAGAGTAAACGTATTCAGAGATCGAATTGGAGCCGAGAGGGCAGTCGATATGCTCGTGAAAAAGCTTCGCGGCGAGGAGTTTGTCTCAGAGTATCCCATGCCATCCTTCGATCGTGTGCCACCCGCTCCTGCTATAAAGGACATAAAGAAAGCCAAAATTGCCCTTGTTACCTCTGGAGGCATAGTTCCCAAGGGCAACCCCGATAGAATAGAAGCTTCAAGCGCCACCAAGTTCGGGGAATATAGCTTAGCGGGCTTACAGGACCTCACATCGGAAACGCACGAGACGGCTCACGGAGGTTATGATCCTACCTATGCAAACGATGACCCCGATAGGGTATTGCCAGTGGATGTGGCAAGAGAACTGGAAAGGGAGGGCTCCTTTGGCTCGCTTCACGATAAATATTACGCGACCGTGGGCAACGGAACTCCCGTAGCCTATGCCAAGAGCTTTGGAGAGGAGATTGCCAAGAGGTTGAAGAACGATAATGTAGATGGCGTCATCCTTACGTCCACCTGAGGAACCTGTACTCGTTGCGGTGCAACGATGGTAAAGGAATTGGAGAGAGCGGGTTTACCCACCGTGCATATATGTACTATAGTTCCCATATCACAGACCGTCGGAGCGAACAGAATAGTTCCGGCCGTCGCAATTCCTCACCCCCTTGGCGATCCGACAAAGTCGTCGGAAGAAGAAAGGGCAATAAGACGCCGCCTTTTAAACAAAGCATTAAAGGCCTTACAGGCAGATATCAAGGAACAGACCGTTTTTGACGATTAACTTCTCTCCGATCAAGGGGCCAAAGGGACCTTTCTTTTGACCCCTTGATCAATTAAATTGGCGGTAATTTCGGACATAAGGAGCGTGCATGATTACATGCGAAAGGTTGCTATAAAAGAATATGCCTATTGCTTGAACCACACCCCCGAACTTGCCTATCACTATGGCAATACCCCCTTTTGGGAAAGGAAGGCCAAAGGAGAATCGGAGTTTCTGCTTTCCCTGTCAAAATCGATGCGTCCCTTTGAAGAGGCAGTAAGTTACGCCGCAAACCAAGCCTTCATCGGAGGGATTGATCCGGAGGACCTGGAGGCTCAGCCTGTTCCGTGGTACCAAAATCCGATGAGGGGAGCCTCTCGTTGGGGCCAATTTGGAGAGATAATGCCCGAAGATGAATTTTTGGCCCTTATGGATATTTCCGACGTCTTCGACATCATCTGGCTTGAGGAAACCTTTTCGGGAAAGGTCAAGGACAAGCTCCAAAGCCACTCCTTGATAAACCCCGACATTTTACAGCGTCTGGAAAAGGGTCATCCCATTGATGAAATAGAGAGGGAAATAAGAGAGAATGAGGCGTTACCGTTATATTACGACGGTATAACAGTTGGATGCTGTAGAAAAGCCCATGAATTTGACGAATGTCTGTCCTCCTATGTACTGCTCGAGAACATAGCCTGCAAAGCCGGCGGAGTATTGGCTTTGCTCCATCTACTGAAACGTGCGGGCATGAAACCTGAAGAAGTCGATTTCATCATAGAGTGTTCCGAAGAAGCTGCGGGAGACATGAACCAAAGGGGAGGGGGCAATTTCGCCAAATCAGTAGGTGAAATTGCCGGCTGTATAAATGCAAGCGGGTGTGACGTAAGGGGCTTTTGCGCCGGACCTGCCTACGCTCTTATCAACGCAGCGGGACAGGTGGCATCCGGTATCAGGAAAAACGTAGTGGTGTTAGCCGGAGGAGCCGTTCCGAAGCTTTACATGAACGCACGGGATCACGTGAAAAAAAATATCCCGGCACTGGAGGATGTCTTGGGTAATTTTGCAGTATTGCTCACTCCCGAAGACGGGGTCTCTCCCGTAATAAGGCTCGATGCAATCGGAAAACATTCCGTGGGGGCCGGGGCCTCTCCCCAAGCCATAACCGAGGCTCTTGTTTACGAGCCGTTAAAGCGGATCGGGCTTGGCATTGCCGATGTGGATAAATATGCGGCAGAGCTGCAAAACCCCGAGATAACGCTGCCGGCAGGAGCGGGAAATGTCCCCGAGGCCAACTTCAAGATGATCGCAGCCCTTGCCGTAATGAAGAAGGAGCTCGAAAGAGCCGATATGGCTGATTTTATAAAGGAACGCGGAATGCCCGGCTTCGCACCAACGCAAGGACATGTACCCTCCGGCGTGCCGTTTATAGGGCATGCCTGCGAGAAGATAAAGAAGGGAACGATGAAGAGGTCGATGATAATAGGAAAGGGAAGCCTCTTTTTGGCACGTTTGACGAACCTATCCGATGGAGCTTCCTTTATCATAGAATCGCCTTCGCCTCTTGCCGGTGAGGAAAAGACCGTAAGCAAAGAAGCGATAAAGGAAATCATTTTGGAAGTGCTTGCCGATCTCGCCGGTTCGCTTAAAGGTACTGCCAAAGAGTAAGGCTTAAGAGGTGAAATGTTGTGAGTGATGTCAATTTGAAAAAGTTAATCGGCGAAGCGTTGATTGAAATTGTAGATGCGGCCAAAGGCGGAAGCAAGCTCATGCCTATCGGTTTGATGAGCAGCGGAAGCGAGCTTGGTTCAGAAGAGATGGCTTTGGGAGGTAGGCTTGCCCAGCAACAATACCCTTTTATAAAAGTGGTTATGATAGGCCCTCGTGTCAAAGGTTTCGACGATCTCGAATGGATTGAGACCGACGATTGCGAGGCCGACATCCAAAATGCAATGGAAAAAGCTTTGAAAGAAGGTAGCATAAAAGGTGCCGTTGCCCTCCATTATCCCTTCCCTTTGGGCGTCGCTACCGTTGGAATGATACACGCGCCTGCCAAGGGGAAGCCCCTCATAATATCCACTTCTACGGGGACTTCTTCCGCTAATAGAGTCGAAGCCATGGTGTTGAATGCGATTTATGGCATAGCAGTTGCCAAAGCCAGGGGAATCAAGAAGCCGGAAGTTGGCATTTTAAACGTGGATGGGGCGCAAATGGTTTACAGATCTCTCAGAAAATTGGCGGAGGGCGGTTACGATATTACCTTTGGAAGCAGTGTAAGGAGTGACGGAGGCCCTATTTTAAGAGGGAACGATTTGATAGCCGGTTCCGTGGATGTATGCGTTACCGATACATTGACGGGGAATGTCGTGGTCAAGATATTTAGCGCCTACAACACAGGCGGGAATTACGAAGCTTTAGGTTGGGGGTACGGGCCGTCCGTGGGAGAGGGGTGGGGCTATGTCGTCTCCATCATTTCCAGGGCTTCCGGGGCCCACGTTATCGCAAATGCCATCTACTTTACGGCTGAAGTGTCCTTAGCCGGCCTGCCGTCGCTTGTGAGGAGCGAACTTGAGAGGGCCAGAAATGCAGGCCTTGAAAGCATTCTCGCCCAACTGGAAAGCAAGGGGGAGGGCGGGAAATCGCAGGTGGAGCCGCCCAAACCGGAGCCGACAGACGAAGAAATCCATGGTATAGATGTTTTGACGATAGAAGACGCGGTAAAAACTCTTTGGGCGTCAGGAATATATGCCGAATCGGCCATGGGATGCACTGGCCCAGTCGTAAAAGTTCCTTCACGCTTTCTCGACAAGGCTAAGGAAGTTTTGGCCGAGGGCGGCTACCTGTAATCACGATAGAAACAGAGTTATCGCTTTAGGCTAAAACAAAAAGCGTTCTTCGTAAACCGAAGAGCGCTTTTTTGTTTTCTCTTACTTAAAGGAGTAGTATAATATTGGCAATTACAAAAAATTTCGTAATATTTTATCGTCATATCCCATATCGCAACGTCAACATATAAGGCCTACAGTATGACAAATTACACTCTTCTTTATTAGTTGGATGAAAGGTATGTTGATATTGCAAAAGCAGTAAAATATTATTTAATTCGATAGGAGGTGATGTCTATCGGGAAAAGGCATGGGTATGCTTTCGTTTTTGTCTTTTAATCATATTTTTGAGGAGGGACAGTGAGAGCATGGATCTTTTGTTGAAAATTAACGGTGTGGTAAACGGGATAGTATGGGGTCCGTGGATGTGCGTTTTCTTGGTTGGTACCGGTGTTTATTTGACTATTATATTGGGTTTACCACAGATACGTTACTTCACCCTCTCGTTTAAGAATGTATTTACAAAGAACGCACGCAAAGGCTATGGTGCAGAAGGTACTATATCTCCCTTTGCAGCCTTGGCTACAGCTCTTGCGGGGACTGTTGGATCTGGGAACATTGCTGGAGCTGCAACAGCCATCCATTTAGGTGGACCAGGTGCAGCTTTTTGGATGTGGATAAGCGCATTATTTGGAATGACAACTAAAATGGTCGAGATTACTTTAGCAACTCGCTTTAGGGAAAAGGATGAAGCGGGCAACTGGCGCGGAGGAACAATGTACGTTTTGAGAGCGGCTACGGGGCAGAAGTGGCTGGCATGGCTATTTGCTCTCTTTGCGGCATTGGCAGCCTTTGGAATTGGTAACATGACACAGGCCAACTCTACTGCTGAGGCAGTAAAGTTAGGCTTTGGCGTGCCTCATATATATACTGGTATAGCGCTTGCCTTTTTTACGGCCCTGGTTGTCATAGGTGGCTTAAAAAGCATAGCTAATGCAACAACCATTCTAATTCCTTTTATGTCCGTGCTATATTTTGTTGGTGGCTTGGTGTTGTTAATAACGAACATTGATAAGCTTCCTGCTGCTTTTGGATCAGTATTCTATTACGCCTTTCATGATCCTATGGCAATGCCCGGGGCTGTGGCCGGATGGTCGCTAAGGCAAGCGCTGGTGAAAGGTACCGCTAGAGGCATTTTTTCAAACGAAGCAGGCCTTGGTTCGGCTCCAATGGTTCACTGCACGGCCATAACGGATCATCCCGTTCGCCAGGGCACCATGGGTATTTTTGAAGTATTTTTGGATACTATAATTATATGCACAATAACCGTTATAGGCATTATTGCAACCGGAACCCTCACTGGTCGACCGGAACTTACGGGCTCTCAATTGACTTTAACTGCTTTTAGTACCGTTTGGGGCAATACAGGTGTAATATTTGTGTCTATTTCCCTCGCCCTTTTTGCTTACTCGACTGTGCTTGCATGGTACTGGTACGGTGAGACCGGTGCGACCTATATACTGGGAATAAAGGTGATTCCCTACTATAAGGCACTTTGGATCATCTGTATCGTTCTTGGTGCTTGGGGTGGAAGTGAGTTTTTGCGGAACATATGGGACTTTGCCGATACGCTAAATGGTTTAATGGCCATACCCAACCTCATCGCTCTGTGGTGGGTATCGGGAGAGGTTCGCCGTCTGGTCAAGGATTTTGATGCTAAAAGGGCTAGGGGAGAATTGATGTAAGTCTTTGGCGTAAAGGAGGAGGGGTGTATCCCTCCTCCTTGGATTATGGGAGGTGTTTCCCGTTGAATTTAAGGCCAACAAGGTACGAAGTGTACCTCGAAAATTTGCGCCATAACTTCGATAAGATAAAAAGTTTTGTCGGCCCCCGCGTCCAGGTAATGTCAGTAGTTAAGGCCAATGGATACGGAATGGGCATAGTCCCTATTGCCAAAGCCCTGGAAGAAGCGGGATGTCAGAGATTTGCCGTTGCTACGCCTGACGAAGCGGTGGCTTTAAGAGAAGCCGGAATAAAAGAGCCCCTATTGGTGCTAGGACCTTCGCCCATTGAAGCGGCAGGCTACTACGTCGACCACGATGTTGCAGCGGCACTGACCGATATGGATTTTGCATGTGCTGCAAGTCGGGTTGCAGAGGAAAAAGGTAAAGTGGCCCGACTTCACGTCAAGATAGACACTGGCATGGGAAGAATTGGTTTTTTGCCTGAAGAGCTGCCCCATATTTTGCCAAAGTTAAAGGGGCTGTCCTGTATTGATATTGAGGGCGTTTTTACCCACTTTGCCACTGCCGATGAGTCCAACCTGGAATATAGCCGTTGGCAGTTCCGGAGATTTATGAAAGCGCTGGATATACTTGCCGATTTCGGTATAAAAGTTAGATTACGTCATGTATGCAATAGCGCCGGCATCTTAAATCTTCCGGAATATCACCTTGATGCAGTTAGGCCGGGGTTGATCCTCTATGGCATGTGGCCATCGGATAGTTGCAGAAAGCCCTTTGACCTGAAAAAAGTTTTTCAAATAAAGACAGAAGTAGCTGTCCTCAGAACGCTGCCTCTCGGAAGCGGGGTCGGTTACGGACTGCGGTACATGACCAGAGGCGAAGAAAAGATAGCCGTTTTACCCGTAGGGTATCATGATGGCTACCCTCGCGTCCTTTCCATGAGGGCATCCGTTTTGATCAAGGGAATACGCGCTCCCATCGTAGGAAATATATGCATGGACCAAATGATGGTAAACGTTACCCATATTCCCGATGTTAAGGTGAAAGACGAAGTGGTTCTTATAGGGGCTCAGGGAGATGAAGAGGTAACGCCCGAAGAGATAGCCAAAATAATTGGCACGATAAATTATGAGGTCCCAAATCTCTTTACGCCAAGAGTACCACGTGTATATTTGTGAGAAAATATAGTATAATGAATATTAAAGTGCTAGTTTTAATTATCTCAATTTAAGGGAGGCATGTATAGATGAGGATAGGTTGCCCAAAAGAGGTAAAGGACAACGAATTTAGGGTAGGGCTCATTCCTGCAGCGGTCAAAGCATATGTAGATGCCGGACATGAGGTGTTAGTCGAAAGGGGTGCCGGCATTGGATCCAGCATAACAGACGAGGAGTACAAAGCTGCAGGAGCCAAGATACTGGATTCGGCCAAAGAGGTTTGGGCTGCCTCTGATATGATCGTAAAAGTCAAAGAGCCGCTTCCTCAGGAATACGATCTTATGCAGGAGAATCAGTTGATCTATACATATTTTCATTTTGCAGCTGATGAAGAGCTTACCAAAGCCTGTCTCAAAAAGAAGATAGTTGCTGTTGCTTATGAAACGGTTCAGGAAGCCGACGGATCGCTGCCCCTGTTGAAGCCAATGAGCACGATTGCCGGTCGCATGGCCTGTCTTATGGGCGCATATTATCTTGGCAAGCCTCACGGGGGCATGGGGCTGCTTCCTACGGGGGTTCCTGGCGTTGCTCCGGCAAACATATTAGTGATCGGTGGTGGCAGCGTGGGTAGCAATGCAGCCAGAGTTGGAGCAGGACTGGGAGCAAGGGTAACCATACTTGACGTAAACCCGAACGTTCTCGAACATTTGACGCAGATTATGCCCCCTAATGTTTTTCCCGTATTCAGCGACAGCCACACCCTGGAAGCCGGCTTAAAAGAGGCGGATATAGTCGTGGGTGCCGTTTTGATACCCGGCGCCAAGGCCCCCAAACTGGTTCGCAGGGAGCACCTTAAAATCATGAAACCTGGTTCTGTGATCGTCGATGTTGCCATCGACCAAGGGGGATGCACCGAAACGTCAAAACCAACCACGCA contains these protein-coding regions:
- a CDS encoding GrdX family protein, which produces MSFFYEVVTNNPRLKHIAGCVYLEGCPLDVLAMLRDKVHDGYRLISHPLTGNIPPGRRLYLTVLLASSTSDDDFVDQESLNLVERALEIYERADRNHIDLDPSSIEDMQFLDEQLIMPVFYQYGILSNREVH
- a CDS encoding thioredoxin family protein; amino-acid sequence: MIELNKDNFESEVLQSDLPVVVDLWGPKCGPCLALMPQVEELSSQYEGKVKFCKLNVAENRRLVISLKVMGVPTFLFYKGGELKDRISGEEVTIEAIKERMEKLLQ
- a CDS encoding glycine/sarcosine/betaine reductase component B subunit, with protein sequence MRLELHKVKIEDVQWGDATKVENNVLYINREEITDMLLEDDRFESVKVDLARPGERVRIIPVKDVIEPRCKIEGEGDVFPGFIGDVEGSVGRGKTLVLSGAAVVTCGKIVGFQEGIIDMSGPGADYTPFSKTNNVVLVFTPKEGIERHDYEAACRVAGLKVAHFLAVNAKGTSHDEVSLYELGEITKRPKELESLPKVAYLYMLQSQGLLHDTYVYGVDAKRILPTLIHPNEVFDGAIVSGNCVSACDKNSTYVHQNNPVIEALYKRHGRDIDFVGCIITNENVTLEDKKRSSSYAVKLAKMLGVDGLIITEEGFGNPDSDLIMNCRKAERAGIKTVLITDEYAGRDGASQSLADAAPEANAVVSAGNANPTVQLPPMEKLIGFSESANVIAGGFSGSLKEDGSIEVELQAITGATNELGFTCFSAETR
- the grdA gene encoding glycine/sarcosine/betaine reductase complex selenoprotein A translates to MAKGKLVGKKLILLGERDGIPGPVMEACLKDSGADIVFSVTECFVUTAAGAMDLQNQQRVKDAAEKFGAENVVVILGSSDAEGAEIYAETVTNGDPTYAGPLAGVPLGLAVYHMFEPEIKEEVDPAVWEEQMGMMEMVLDPEALSQAVAKMREQCSKYTL
- the grdB gene encoding glycine reductase complex selenoprotein B, which produces MRDREGLFVAYRVVHYINQFFAGIGGEERADYPPELRDGVVGPGQALQAAFGKEATIVATVICGDGYFAEHMDEAINKIIEMLKEYKPDALVAGPAFNAGRYGMACGAICDAVAKRLGIPVVTAMYRENPAVEIYKKGIYIIEAADSARGMRDAIPKMARLVLKQLKGETIGSPKEECYIERGVRVNVFRDRIGAERAVDMLVKKLRGEEFVSEYPMPSFDRVPPAPAIKDIKKAKIALVTSGGIVPKGNPDRIEASSATKFGEYSLAGLQDLTSETHETAHGGYDPTYANDDPDRVLPVDVARELEREGSFGSLHDKYYATVGNGTPVAYAKSFGEEIAKRLKNDNVDGVILTSTUGTCTRCGATMVKELERAGLPTVHICTIVPISQTVGANRIVPAVAIPHPLGDPTKSSEEERAIRRRLLNKALKALQADIKEQTVFDD
- the grdC gene encoding glycine/sarcosine/betaine reductase complex component C subunit beta codes for the protein MRKVAIKEYAYCLNHTPELAYHYGNTPFWERKAKGESEFLLSLSKSMRPFEEAVSYAANQAFIGGIDPEDLEAQPVPWYQNPMRGASRWGQFGEIMPEDEFLALMDISDVFDIIWLEETFSGKVKDKLQSHSLINPDILQRLEKGHPIDEIEREIRENEALPLYYDGITVGCCRKAHEFDECLSSYVLLENIACKAGGVLALLHLLKRAGMKPEEVDFIIECSEEAAGDMNQRGGGNFAKSVGEIAGCINASGCDVRGFCAGPAYALINAAGQVASGIRKNVVVLAGGAVPKLYMNARDHVKKNIPALEDVLGNFAVLLTPEDGVSPVIRLDAIGKHSVGAGASPQAITEALVYEPLKRIGLGIADVDKYAAELQNPEITLPAGAGNVPEANFKMIAALAVMKKELERADMADFIKERGMPGFAPTQGHVPSGVPFIGHACEKIKKGTMKRSMIIGKGSLFLARLTNLSDGASFIIESPSPLAGEEKTVSKEAIKEIILEVLADLAGSLKGTAKE
- the grdD gene encoding glycine/sarcosine/betaine reductase complex component C subunit alpha, whose amino-acid sequence is MSDVNLKKLIGEALIEIVDAAKGGSKLMPIGLMSSGSELGSEEMALGGRLAQQQYPFIKVVMIGPRVKGFDDLEWIETDDCEADIQNAMEKALKEGSIKGAVALHYPFPLGVATVGMIHAPAKGKPLIISTSTGTSSANRVEAMVLNAIYGIAVAKARGIKKPEVGILNVDGAQMVYRSLRKLAEGGYDITFGSSVRSDGGPILRGNDLIAGSVDVCVTDTLTGNVVVKIFSAYNTGGNYEALGWGYGPSVGEGWGYVVSIISRASGAHVIANAIYFTAEVSLAGLPSLVRSELERARNAGLESILAQLESKGEGGKSQVEPPKPEPTDEEIHGIDVLTIEDAVKTLWASGIYAESAMGCTGPVVKVPSRFLDKAKEVLAEGGYL
- a CDS encoding alanine/glycine:cation symporter family protein; the protein is MDLLLKINGVVNGIVWGPWMCVFLVGTGVYLTIILGLPQIRYFTLSFKNVFTKNARKGYGAEGTISPFAALATALAGTVGSGNIAGAATAIHLGGPGAAFWMWISALFGMTTKMVEITLATRFREKDEAGNWRGGTMYVLRAATGQKWLAWLFALFAALAAFGIGNMTQANSTAEAVKLGFGVPHIYTGIALAFFTALVVIGGLKSIANATTILIPFMSVLYFVGGLVLLITNIDKLPAAFGSVFYYAFHDPMAMPGAVAGWSLRQALVKGTARGIFSNEAGLGSAPMVHCTAITDHPVRQGTMGIFEVFLDTIIICTITVIGIIATGTLTGRPELTGSQLTLTAFSTVWGNTGVIFVSISLALFAYSTVLAWYWYGETGATYILGIKVIPYYKALWIICIVLGAWGGSEFLRNIWDFADTLNGLMAIPNLIALWWVSGEVRRLVKDFDAKRARGELM
- the alr gene encoding alanine racemase produces the protein MNLRPTRYEVYLENLRHNFDKIKSFVGPRVQVMSVVKANGYGMGIVPIAKALEEAGCQRFAVATPDEAVALREAGIKEPLLVLGPSPIEAAGYYVDHDVAAALTDMDFACAASRVAEEKGKVARLHVKIDTGMGRIGFLPEELPHILPKLKGLSCIDIEGVFTHFATADESNLEYSRWQFRRFMKALDILADFGIKVRLRHVCNSAGILNLPEYHLDAVRPGLILYGMWPSDSCRKPFDLKKVFQIKTEVAVLRTLPLGSGVGYGLRYMTRGEEKIAVLPVGYHDGYPRVLSMRASVLIKGIRAPIVGNICMDQMMVNVTHIPDVKVKDEVVLIGAQGDEEVTPEEIAKIIGTINYEVPNLFTPRVPRVYL
- the ald gene encoding alanine dehydrogenase; the protein is MRIGCPKEVKDNEFRVGLIPAAVKAYVDAGHEVLVERGAGIGSSITDEEYKAAGAKILDSAKEVWAASDMIVKVKEPLPQEYDLMQENQLIYTYFHFAADEELTKACLKKKIVAVAYETVQEADGSLPLLKPMSTIAGRMACLMGAYYLGKPHGGMGLLPTGVPGVAPANILVIGGGSVGSNAARVGAGLGARVTILDVNPNVLEHLTQIMPPNVFPVFSDSHTLEAGLKEADIVVGAVLIPGAKAPKLVRREHLKIMKPGSVIVDVAIDQGGCTETSKPTTHSDPVYVVDGVVHYCVANMPGAYARTATYALNNSTIRYGLQLANKGPERACRENNALLKGLNMYKGIITYKPVAEAFGMEDLYKPTEEVL